One Phaseolus vulgaris cultivar G19833 chromosome 11, P. vulgaris v2.0, whole genome shotgun sequence genomic window carries:
- the LOC137837951 gene encoding uncharacterized protein: protein MSVEVFEDHSPDVEITFTKEDLRDVVPHDNDPIVISLVTTGRTVHRVLVNQGSSTDVMFWPTFERLQLSTDQLRPYGGCLYGFAGDQVEVRGYIELRTTFTDGAASRTEKIKYLVVNAPSAYNILLGRPTLNRIGAVPSTRHMKVKLPSMEGVIVTIDLAKRRRRNATKTASRTGDQCAM, encoded by the coding sequence ATGTCAGTGGAAGTTTTTGAGGACCATTCGCCCGATGTGGAGATCACGTTCACTAAGGAAGACCTCAGGGATGTTGTgccgcacgacaacgatcccattgtgatCTCGCTCGTCACGACAGGGAGGACGGTTCATCGGGTCTTGGTCaatcaaggaagctcgacagatgtgatgttctggccgaccttCGAAAGGCTACAGTTATCTACAgaccagctgaggccatatgggggctgcttataCGGTTTTGCGGGTGATCAAGTCGAAGTCAGGGGATACATTGAGTTAAGAacaacgttcacagatgggGCTGCTTCGCgcacggagaaaatcaaataccttgttgtgaacgccccctcagcatataatatcctattgggaaggccaacactcaataggataGGAGCTGTACCCtccacgaggcacatgaaggtcaaattACCTTCAATGGAAGGGGTGATCGTCACCATCGATCTGGCGAAGAGGAGGCGAagaaatgctacgaaaacagcctcaagaacaggcGATCAGTGTGCCATGTGA